Proteins encoded together in one Gemmatimonadota bacterium DH-78 window:
- a CDS encoding glycoside hydrolase family 3 N-terminal domain-containing protein codes for MRPAFAPISRFGPVLTALVLVGGCAGSGSRSEPPPPPVTEMVPVVDAAPDRTAAPGADAPPPADAPAPRSPDAPGDGWAEATLAQMSLRQKVGQMIMPFVLGDYAPEGSPGHDRIVRMLEEQEIGGLIVSVGSPTDVALKLNDFQRHSRLPLLVGADMESGAGFRLRGAVHLPGNVPLGGATEFPPPMAVGATGSAELAYEMGRITALEARAVGVHVPFAPVLDVNSNPDNPIINTRSFGEQPREVARLGAAFIRGVQEHGAIATAKHFPGHGDTETDSHLALPVIRSPREHLDSVELVPFRAAVESGVGAIMTAHIAVPSLSGEEETPSTLAEGVLTDLLRRDLGFEGLLFTDAMDMDAIDARFPRGEASVRAVIAGADVVLMPPSVPEAADALVDAVRQGRISEARIDRSALAILRVKERMGLHRQRTVDLDRVGRVVGVPSHEAVADDVAKRSVTLLRNRGDLLPLLGTRSARVLSVSLRRDSDLMAGRTFDGVLRNRYPRLVTATLTRDTRPEIYRELALDAQRSDLVVVSLYVNWSQAASDEPLPEGITDFIAELERSGTPHVVVSFGNPYLLREVPSSRAYLLAWSGAETSQRAAARALFEGRLTGRMPIQLPSWFSIGDGLIAAPLAGDGR; via the coding sequence ATGCGCCCTGCCTTCGCCCCGATCTCTCGCTTCGGCCCGGTCCTCACGGCGCTGGTCCTGGTCGGCGGGTGCGCGGGTTCGGGCTCCCGCTCCGAGCCGCCGCCCCCTCCGGTGACCGAGATGGTCCCGGTGGTGGACGCGGCCCCGGACCGCACGGCTGCGCCCGGCGCCGACGCTCCGCCTCCCGCGGACGCCCCCGCGCCCCGATCCCCCGACGCCCCGGGCGACGGCTGGGCCGAGGCCACCCTCGCGCAGATGTCGCTGCGCCAGAAGGTGGGGCAGATGATCATGCCCTTCGTGCTCGGCGACTACGCCCCCGAGGGCTCGCCGGGCCACGATCGAATCGTGCGCATGCTCGAGGAGCAGGAGATCGGTGGCCTGATCGTGTCGGTGGGCTCGCCCACCGATGTGGCCCTCAAGCTCAACGACTTCCAGCGCCACTCCCGCCTTCCGCTCCTGGTGGGCGCCGACATGGAATCCGGCGCCGGGTTCCGGCTGCGAGGGGCGGTGCATCTGCCCGGCAACGTTCCGCTCGGCGGGGCCACCGAGTTTCCCCCGCCGATGGCGGTGGGGGCCACCGGCAGCGCCGAACTCGCCTACGAAATGGGGCGCATCACCGCCCTCGAGGCGCGGGCGGTGGGGGTGCACGTGCCGTTCGCCCCCGTACTCGACGTCAATTCGAACCCCGACAACCCGATCATCAACACCCGCTCCTTCGGCGAGCAGCCGCGGGAGGTGGCACGACTCGGCGCGGCCTTCATCCGCGGGGTGCAGGAGCACGGGGCCATCGCCACAGCCAAGCACTTCCCCGGCCACGGCGACACCGAGACCGATTCGCATCTCGCCCTTCCGGTGATCCGGTCGCCGCGGGAGCACCTCGATTCGGTCGAGCTGGTGCCCTTCCGCGCCGCGGTGGAATCGGGGGTGGGGGCGATCATGACCGCCCACATCGCGGTGCCCTCGCTCAGCGGCGAAGAAGAGACGCCGTCGACCCTCGCCGAGGGCGTTCTCACCGACCTGTTGCGCCGCGATCTGGGCTTCGAGGGCCTGCTCTTCACCGACGCCATGGACATGGACGCGATCGACGCCCGCTTTCCGCGCGGCGAGGCGTCGGTGCGGGCCGTGATCGCCGGCGCCGATGTCGTGCTCATGCCGCCGAGCGTGCCCGAGGCGGCCGACGCCCTGGTCGACGCGGTGCGGCAGGGACGCATCTCGGAGGCGCGCATCGACCGCTCCGCCCTGGCGATCCTGCGGGTGAAGGAGCGGATGGGGCTGCATCGCCAGCGCACCGTCGACCTCGATCGCGTGGGTCGCGTGGTGGGTGTGCCGAGCCACGAGGCGGTGGCCGACGACGTGGCGAAGCGCTCGGTCACCCTGCTGCGCAATCGGGGCGACCTGCTGCCGCTGCTCGGCACCCGCTCCGCCCGCGTGCTCTCGGTGTCGCTTCGGCGCGACTCGGACCTGATGGCCGGGCGCACCTTCGACGGCGTGCTTCGCAACCGCTATCCCCGGCTCGTGACGGCCACCCTCACCCGCGACACGCGGCCCGAGATCTACCGCGAGCTGGCTCTCGACGCCCAGCGCTCGGATCTGGTGGTGGTGTCGCTGTACGTGAACTGGAGTCAGGCGGCCTCCGACGAGCCGCTCCCCGAGGGCATCACCGATTTCATCGCGGAGCTCGAACGCTCGGGGACTCCGCATGTGGTGGTCTCGTTCGGCAACCCGTATCTGCTGCGCGAGGTGCCGTCGTCGCGCGCCTACCTGCTCGCCTGGAGCGGGGCCGAGACGTCGCAGCGGGCTGCGGCCCGGGCCCTGTTCGAGGGCCGACTCACCGGGCGGATGCCGATTCAGCTGCCGTCGTGGTTCTCCATCGGCGACGGGCTGATCGCGGCACCGCTCGCGGGCGACGGCCGATGA
- a CDS encoding serine hydrolase domain-containing protein → MRAGDFGRRALLVVALTACARPGPAQDPPRTGAVAHEVAAAEVGMDPILLARIDSTVQAALDEGASPGAALAIGRHGRLVRLRGYGVLEPAEGAAVTPASLYDLASLTKVVGTTTAVMLLVDDGLLSLDDRVVDHLPWWSAGDPRKNRVTLRHLLVHRAGLPAFRRWFLDREGRDAYRTAIGEVALESEPGTATVYSDIGLMTAALIVEAVSGLPLDAVIDERVFAPLGMNDTGFLPDAGEMARIAPTEVDTLWRSGLVRGRVHDENADAFGGVAGHAGLFSTAADLAVFADLLLRGGTVPPCSAAAPEGRPCPVDRADERRVIEAETVDLFTRRAGPESSRALGWDTPSGRSSAGDFFSASSFGHTGFTGTSLWLDPERDLFVVLLTNRVHPTRDNTLHVPLRRAVHDLAARAVLDVPARPRGEGAGGEGARP, encoded by the coding sequence ATGAGGGCAGGGGACTTCGGGCGGAGGGCGCTCCTCGTGGTCGCGCTCACCGCCTGCGCCCGTCCCGGTCCCGCGCAGGATCCTCCGCGCACCGGGGCCGTCGCGCACGAGGTGGCGGCGGCGGAGGTGGGGATGGATCCGATCCTGCTCGCGCGCATCGATTCGACGGTGCAGGCCGCCCTCGACGAGGGTGCGAGCCCCGGCGCCGCGCTCGCCATCGGGCGGCACGGGCGGCTGGTGCGGCTGCGCGGGTACGGGGTTCTCGAGCCCGCGGAGGGGGCCGCGGTCACCCCGGCCTCCCTCTACGATCTGGCCAGTCTCACCAAGGTGGTGGGGACGACCACGGCGGTGATGCTGCTGGTGGACGACGGCCTCCTCTCGCTCGACGACCGGGTGGTGGATCATCTGCCCTGGTGGTCGGCGGGGGATCCGCGGAAGAACCGGGTCACGCTGCGTCATCTCCTGGTGCACCGGGCGGGGCTCCCCGCCTTCCGGCGCTGGTTTCTCGACCGCGAGGGGCGCGACGCCTACCGCACCGCGATCGGCGAGGTGGCGCTCGAGTCGGAGCCGGGTACGGCCACCGTCTACTCCGACATCGGGCTCATGACGGCGGCTCTGATCGTGGAGGCGGTCTCGGGCCTCCCGCTGGACGCCGTGATCGACGAGCGGGTGTTCGCGCCGCTCGGCATGAACGATACGGGGTTTCTGCCCGACGCGGGCGAGATGGCCCGCATCGCCCCGACCGAGGTCGACACCCTCTGGCGCTCGGGGCTCGTGCGCGGTCGGGTGCACGACGAGAACGCCGACGCCTTCGGCGGCGTCGCGGGACACGCCGGCCTCTTCTCCACCGCCGCCGACCTCGCGGTCTTCGCCGACCTGCTGCTGCGGGGGGGCACGGTGCCGCCCTGCAGCGCGGCCGCCCCGGAGGGCCGGCCATGTCCGGTCGACCGGGCCGATGAGCGGCGCGTGATCGAGGCCGAGACCGTCGACCTCTTCACGCGGAGGGCGGGACCCGAGTCGTCGCGCGCGCTCGGGTGGGACACGCCCTCGGGCCGCTCGTCGGCGGGGGACTTCTTCTCTGCGTCGTCCTTCGGTCACACCGGCTTCACCGGCACCAGCCTCTGGCTGGACCCCGAGCGCGATCTCTTCGTGGTGCTGCTCACCAACCGCGTCCACCCGACCCGCGACAACACCCTGCACGTGCCGCTGCGGCGTGCCGTGCACGACCTCGCCGCCCGCGCGGTGCTCGATGTGCCCGCGCGCCCCCGCGGCGAGGGGGCGGGCGGTGAGGGGGCGCGTCCGTGA
- a CDS encoding sodium:solute symporter, with the protein MSEGLPALDLGVLLVYLLGVTVWGAWLGRGQTGGRDYFLGNRDLPWWAVMLSVVATETSTLTFLSIPGISYLGTLAFLQVTFGYLLGRVVVAGVLLPSYHRGELTTAYELLERRFGVGTRRLTSVIFMITRLLADSVRLFATAIPLALLTGWSYPVAVAVIGLLTVIYTYFGGIRAVVWVDVAQMLLYLFGAVVAAVVLQSVVAGGWSQIFATAGAAGKLQVFDLSLDLGVAYTLPAGLLGGAFLSMGSHGADQLTVQRLLTCRSLRDSQRALVGSGVLVIVQFAIFLVVGLGLWVFYQGRAFDASDEIFARFIVDELPAGLTGLLVAGVLAAAMSSLSSSINALASASAYDLWAPLAGARDDDAGILRAGRVFTLVWSVLLVGGALVFLRIGEGAAAVEVALGVSSMVYGGLLGAFALALFSERADARSVAVGIVVGIGFVTWIWATRRSALAWPWFVLVGTLLATATGWLLGGRRGRPTD; encoded by the coding sequence GTGAGCGAGGGCCTGCCCGCGCTCGACCTCGGGGTGCTTCTCGTCTATCTGCTCGGGGTGACGGTGTGGGGCGCCTGGCTGGGCCGGGGGCAGACGGGGGGGCGCGACTACTTCCTCGGCAATCGCGATCTGCCCTGGTGGGCGGTGATGCTCTCGGTGGTGGCGACCGAGACGAGCACGCTCACCTTCCTGTCGATCCCGGGCATCTCCTATCTCGGCACCCTGGCCTTCCTGCAGGTCACCTTCGGCTACCTGCTCGGCCGCGTCGTGGTGGCCGGTGTGCTGCTCCCCTCCTACCACCGGGGGGAGCTCACGACGGCCTACGAACTGCTGGAACGCCGCTTCGGGGTGGGCACGCGCCGCCTCACCTCGGTGATCTTCATGATCACCCGCCTGCTCGCCGACTCGGTCCGACTCTTCGCCACCGCGATCCCCCTCGCGCTGCTCACCGGCTGGAGCTACCCGGTGGCGGTGGCGGTGATCGGTCTGCTCACCGTGATCTACACCTACTTCGGGGGCATCCGGGCGGTGGTGTGGGTGGATGTGGCCCAGATGCTCCTCTATCTCTTCGGCGCGGTGGTGGCGGCCGTGGTGCTGCAGAGCGTGGTCGCCGGCGGATGGTCGCAGATCTTCGCCACCGCCGGAGCCGCGGGAAAGCTCCAGGTGTTCGACCTCTCGCTCGACCTCGGGGTGGCCTACACGCTGCCCGCAGGACTCCTGGGCGGGGCGTTCCTGAGCATGGGATCGCACGGGGCGGACCAGCTCACCGTGCAGCGGCTCCTCACCTGCCGCAGCCTCCGCGACAGCCAGCGCGCACTCGTGGGATCGGGGGTCCTGGTGATCGTGCAGTTCGCGATCTTCCTGGTGGTCGGTCTGGGGCTATGGGTCTTCTACCAGGGCCGCGCTTTCGACGCCTCCGACGAGATCTTCGCGCGGTTCATCGTCGACGAACTGCCCGCTGGACTCACCGGTCTGCTGGTCGCCGGGGTGCTGGCGGCGGCCATGTCGTCTCTCTCGAGCTCGATCAACGCCCTGGCCTCGGCGTCGGCCTACGACCTCTGGGCGCCGCTCGCGGGGGCGCGCGACGACGACGCCGGCATCCTGCGGGCGGGACGGGTGTTCACCCTCGTGTGGTCGGTGCTGCTGGTGGGCGGCGCGCTCGTCTTTCTCCGGATCGGCGAGGGAGCCGCCGCGGTGGAGGTGGCGCTGGGGGTGTCGTCGATGGTGTACGGCGGCCTGCTCGGCGCCTTCGCGCTGGCGCTCTTCTCCGAACGAGCCGACGCGCGCTCCGTGGCGGTCGGCATCGTGGTGGGGATCGGCTTCGTGACGTGGATCTGGGCCACACGACGGTCCGCGCTCGCCTGGCCCTGGTTCGTACTCGTGGGCACGCTACTCGCCACCGCCACCGGCTGGCTGCTCGGTGGTCGACGCGGCCGTCCGACGGACTGA
- a CDS encoding AraC family transcriptional regulator codes for MDTTVALLDRIAPNPGLHDTPLAGVQVFRVVEPVRRAPGLYPTSVCALFQGSKRVYYDGAVHRYDPHRYLCNAMPLPVEAEVSEASPEEPVIGLLVSLDTPAMAETLVAYETSPVGIRSGAEPSGPGLMVAPWDPEFRVAACRLVEALADPVARHVVGSARLRDLLFAVLRGPGGAILRERVGKGNGIGRIVRHVRDHLAEPMAVDDLARQAGMSRAVFHRRFKEATAQSPLQFIKALRLNGAAMLITQGLSVGAAATRVGYANASQFSREFRRAFGRAPSEWRASNAELDIQAAMP; via the coding sequence ATGGACACGACGGTGGCCCTGCTCGACCGCATCGCGCCGAACCCCGGACTTCACGACACGCCGCTGGCCGGCGTGCAGGTCTTTCGAGTGGTCGAACCGGTTCGCCGGGCGCCGGGCCTCTACCCGACGAGCGTGTGCGCGCTGTTCCAGGGGAGCAAGCGGGTCTACTACGATGGAGCCGTCCACCGGTACGACCCCCACCGCTACCTCTGCAACGCGATGCCGCTGCCCGTCGAAGCGGAGGTATCCGAGGCGTCGCCGGAGGAGCCTGTCATCGGACTGCTGGTCAGCCTCGACACCCCGGCCATGGCGGAGACGCTCGTCGCGTACGAGACGTCGCCCGTCGGCATCCGCTCCGGGGCCGAACCCAGCGGACCCGGCTTGATGGTCGCCCCGTGGGACCCCGAGTTTCGAGTCGCGGCGTGCCGCCTGGTGGAGGCCTTGGCGGACCCGGTCGCACGTCACGTGGTGGGAAGTGCCCGGCTGCGGGATCTGCTGTTCGCGGTTCTTCGCGGACCGGGTGGCGCGATCCTTCGAGAGCGAGTGGGCAAAGGGAACGGGATCGGCCGGATCGTGCGACATGTGCGGGACCATCTCGCCGAGCCCATGGCCGTGGACGACCTCGCCCGACAGGCGGGAATGAGCCGGGCGGTCTTCCATCGGCGCTTCAAGGAGGCGACCGCTCAATCGCCCCTGCAGTTCATCAAGGCGCTGCGTCTGAACGGCGCGGCGATGCTGATCACCCAGGGGCTGAGCGTGGGAGCCGCGGCCACGCGGGTAGGTTACGCGAACGCCTCACAGTTCAGCCGAGAGTTTCGGAGAGCGTTCGGTCGAGCGCCGAGCGAGTGGCGAGCCTCGAACGCCGAACTCGATATCCAGGCCGCCATGCCGTAG
- a CDS encoding SDR family oxidoreductase produces MKDLRFGPEGWTPERLGSLKGRTYLITGANAGAGFEATRVFLSKGARVVMLNRNAEKSVAAIADLKEEFGPGAEVTFVRTDLAELASVREAAEEVLQTIPRIDALICNAAIAQVPTQRLTVDGFESMLGTNHYGHFLLCGLLFPRIEQSGGRIVVVSSLGYNMGIKTIQFDDMNWDANYHQNATYSQSKLAQMMFAYELQDRLADAGRRAVEVYVCHPGSSKTSLIKTSGNLATRVMFGLMSLSPMVQSAERGSWPEVMCATEDGLEQRALYGPTGRAEFVGPVGKGTLHPHAHDKPVMERLWEVSERAVGFEWSL; encoded by the coding sequence ATGAAGGACTTGAGATTCGGACCGGAGGGCTGGACTCCGGAGCGGCTGGGTTCCCTGAAGGGAAGAACCTATCTCATCACCGGGGCGAACGCCGGCGCAGGGTTCGAGGCGACCCGAGTGTTCCTGTCGAAGGGTGCGAGGGTGGTGATGTTGAACCGCAACGCCGAGAAGTCGGTCGCAGCGATCGCCGATCTGAAGGAGGAGTTCGGCCCCGGGGCCGAAGTCACCTTCGTGCGAACGGACCTCGCCGAACTGGCCAGTGTGCGGGAGGCGGCGGAAGAGGTGCTGCAGACCATCCCGCGGATCGACGCCCTGATCTGCAACGCGGCCATCGCGCAGGTGCCGACTCAGCGGCTCACGGTGGATGGGTTCGAGAGCATGCTGGGCACGAACCACTACGGCCACTTTCTTCTCTGCGGGCTTCTCTTCCCCAGGATCGAGCAATCGGGTGGCCGGATCGTGGTCGTCAGCAGCCTCGGCTACAACATGGGCATCAAGACCATCCAGTTCGACGACATGAACTGGGACGCGAACTACCACCAGAACGCCACCTACTCGCAGAGCAAGCTCGCGCAGATGATGTTCGCCTACGAGCTGCAGGACCGGCTGGCCGATGCGGGCCGAAGAGCGGTCGAGGTGTACGTCTGCCATCCCGGCTCGTCGAAGACGTCGCTGATCAAGACCAGCGGCAATCTCGCGACCCGTGTCATGTTCGGTCTCATGTCGCTCTCGCCGATGGTGCAGTCGGCGGAGAGGGGGTCCTGGCCGGAGGTGATGTGCGCGACGGAAGACGGTCTGGAGCAGCGGGCGCTCTACGGCCCGACCGGTCGGGCCGAGTTCGTGGGCCCGGTCGGCAAGGGCACGCTGCACCCGCACGCTCACGACAAGCCGGTCATGGAGCGACTCTGGGAGGTGTCCGAGAGGGCCGTCGGCTTCGAGTGGAGCCTCTGA
- a CDS encoding 2,3,4,5-tetrahydropyridine-2,6-dicarboxylate N-succinyltransferase — MTSTPSPSSASSDPEIAALRAEIEALVEEGAEVEATRARPAVAQLLDLLAAGRVRSAERAPSGWAAVPWVKRGILLAFKVGRTESFAPFAAAENTAFDGSTFTWSDRDTLPLRPADAAGSARLVPGGTSVRHGAHLADGVVVMPPAYVNVGAFVDEGSMVDSHALVGSCAQVGKRVHLSAGAQLGGVLEPVGLRPVIIDDEVMVGANCGVFEGTLVSRRAVLASGVQLTASTVVYDLVKGTTLRATANEPLTIPEGAVVVPGSRPASGDFAREHGLHLYAPMIVKYRDDKTNAATALEDALR, encoded by the coding sequence ATGACTTCCACCCCTTCGCCCTCGTCCGCCTCCTCCGATCCCGAGATCGCCGCCCTGCGAGCGGAGATCGAAGCCCTCGTCGAGGAGGGTGCCGAGGTCGAGGCCACCCGCGCGCGTCCCGCCGTGGCGCAGCTCCTCGACCTGCTGGCCGCCGGCCGGGTCCGCTCGGCCGAGCGGGCCCCCTCGGGCTGGGCCGCCGTGCCCTGGGTGAAGCGGGGCATCCTGCTCGCCTTCAAGGTCGGGCGCACGGAGTCGTTCGCGCCCTTCGCCGCGGCCGAGAACACGGCCTTCGACGGCTCCACCTTCACCTGGTCGGATCGCGATACCCTGCCGCTGCGCCCCGCGGACGCCGCCGGCTCCGCGCGCCTCGTGCCCGGCGGCACCTCGGTGCGCCACGGTGCGCACCTGGCCGACGGGGTGGTGGTCATGCCCCCCGCCTACGTGAACGTCGGGGCCTTCGTCGACGAGGGGTCGATGGTCGATTCCCACGCTCTCGTGGGATCGTGTGCGCAGGTGGGCAAGCGGGTGCACCTGTCCGCGGGGGCGCAGCTCGGCGGCGTGCTGGAGCCCGTGGGACTCCGCCCGGTCATCATCGACGACGAGGTGATGGTGGGGGCCAACTGCGGCGTGTTCGAGGGCACCCTCGTGTCGCGTCGCGCCGTGCTGGCCTCCGGGGTACAGCTCACCGCCTCGACCGTGGTGTACGACCTCGTGAAGGGCACCACGCTCCGCGCCACCGCGAACGAGCCGCTCACGATCCCCGAGGGGGCGGTGGTGGTGCCGGGGTCGCGCCCGGCCTCGGGCGACTTCGCCCGTGAGCACGGCCTGCACCTCTACGCCCCGATGATCGTGAAGTACCGCGACGACAAGACGAATGCGGCCACGGCGCTGGAGGACGCGCTGCGATAG
- the dapA gene encoding 4-hydroxy-tetrahydrodipicolinate synthase, producing the protein MTEPSTDATAFRGVMPALVTPMRSDGEINWDALLDQTEWVLTHGVHGVVPCGTTGESATLSADEQRAVIERVVQIVGGRVPVVAGAGGNDTRRVAELAAAAAEAGADGILSVTPYYNRPSIEGLVEHYRAVAEAADRPVILYNVPSRTGRDMTPDEVFRIAEAVPGVVGIKEASGKIDRFSTLLAERPSDFLVFSGDDELAFPAMAMGAEGVISVVANEAPGPMSDMADGLREGRLDDARAIHLRLLAVMRANFVTTNPVPVKTALQLMGRAPAFFRLPLTPLQVGDPALVTLRTALEEAGLIETVTLASR; encoded by the coding sequence ATGACCGAACCCTCGACCGACGCCACCGCCTTTCGCGGGGTGATGCCCGCTCTCGTCACTCCGATGCGCTCGGACGGCGAGATCAACTGGGACGCCCTGCTCGACCAGACCGAATGGGTGCTCACGCACGGCGTGCACGGGGTCGTGCCCTGCGGGACCACCGGCGAAAGCGCCACGCTGTCGGCCGACGAGCAGCGCGCCGTGATCGAGCGGGTGGTGCAGATCGTGGGGGGCCGCGTGCCGGTGGTGGCCGGTGCGGGGGGCAACGACACCCGGCGCGTGGCCGAGCTCGCCGCCGCCGCCGCCGAAGCCGGCGCCGACGGCATCCTGTCGGTCACCCCCTACTACAACCGCCCCTCGATCGAGGGGCTCGTGGAGCACTACCGCGCCGTGGCCGAGGCCGCGGACCGACCGGTGATTCTCTACAACGTGCCGAGCCGCACGGGCCGCGACATGACGCCCGACGAGGTCTTCCGGATCGCGGAGGCCGTACCGGGCGTGGTCGGCATCAAGGAGGCCTCGGGCAAGATCGATCGCTTCTCGACGCTGCTCGCCGAGCGCCCCTCCGACTTCCTCGTCTTCTCCGGGGACGACGAACTCGCCTTCCCCGCCATGGCGATGGGTGCCGAAGGAGTGATCTCGGTGGTGGCCAACGAGGCACCGGGGCCGATGTCGGACATGGCCGACGGGCTGCGCGAGGGCCGACTGGACGACGCCCGTGCCATCCACCTGCGCCTGCTCGCCGTGATGCGGGCCAACTTCGTGACCACCAACCCGGTGCCGGTGAAGACGGCGCTGCAGCTCATGGGTCGCGCCCCCGCCTTCTTCCGACTGCCGCTGACCCCGCTCCAGGTGGGCGATCCGGCGCTGGTCACCCTCCGCACCGCCCTCGAAGAGGCCGGTCTGATCGAAACCGTCACCCTCGCCAGTCGATGA
- the dapB gene encoding 4-hydroxy-tetrahydrodipicolinate reductase — MRIALVGYGRMGRAVEEAARARGDEIVARLDREDRIDAAALAGAEVAIEFSVPSSAPLNLRRLAEAGVDTVSGTTGWDPAQGEVDAAVRAAGTGLLVAANFSLGVGFFHRIVRVAARLAAGVPDYDVHLYEAHHRHKLDHPSGTARMLADSVVELFAGKDRWEESPPAGRPEREVVYLSVARAGEIAGTHVVSFEGPNDRVELRHEARDRGGFAVGAVEAAHWVRGRPGVHTLGDWLRDRFTDSPSP; from the coding sequence ATGAGGATCGCCCTGGTCGGCTACGGTCGGATGGGACGCGCGGTTGAAGAGGCGGCGCGAGCGCGAGGCGACGAGATCGTGGCGCGGCTCGACCGAGAAGACCGCATCGACGCCGCAGCCCTCGCGGGCGCCGAGGTGGCCATCGAGTTCAGCGTGCCGTCATCGGCCCCCCTCAACCTCCGGCGTCTCGCCGAGGCCGGCGTCGACACGGTCAGCGGCACCACCGGGTGGGATCCGGCGCAGGGCGAGGTCGACGCCGCCGTGCGGGCGGCCGGCACCGGGCTGCTGGTGGCGGCAAACTTCTCCCTGGGTGTGGGGTTCTTCCATCGCATCGTGCGGGTGGCCGCCCGACTGGCGGCCGGCGTGCCCGACTACGACGTGCACCTGTACGAGGCGCACCACCGCCACAAGCTCGATCACCCGTCCGGCACCGCCCGCATGCTGGCCGATTCGGTGGTCGAACTCTTCGCGGGCAAGGACCGCTGGGAGGAGTCGCCGCCCGCCGGTCGTCCGGAGCGCGAGGTGGTGTACCTTTCGGTGGCCCGGGCCGGCGAAATCGCCGGCACCCACGTGGTGAGCTTCGAGGGTCCGAACGACCGGGTGGAGCTGCGCCACGAGGCGCGGGATCGCGGCGGGTTCGCCGTCGGTGCCGTCGAGGCGGCGCACTGGGTGCGGGGCCGGCCGGGAGTCCATACTCTGGGCGACTGGCTCCGCGACCGCTTCACGGACTCCCCCTCCCCCTGA
- a CDS encoding aspartate kinase → MTAPPGATAPLVYKFGGTSVGDAARIARVAELVAAAGEPVVVVVSAVAGTTDALSAVARERGAGQPVSEAIDSIGADHRAIAGDLFAEAPERLHGVAASLDRVIAQLHEGATATPGSAEDGDRIRAAGEDLSSRLLAGALEARGHPTQRIDARDLVLTDARFGGADPDEEGIAAAADALLRPALAAGRTVVVQGFVGRAPDGRTTTLGRGGSDLTASLLGAALGAREVHIWTDVDGILSGDPRAVDHPRRIDRIGFEEAVELATFGAKVLHPGAAKYAVSRALTVRIRSTFEPERPGTLIVRDRWDPAGVAAIAFKPGVGLVQVRSHPSAIPYGFLARVFDVLTRHKLPVDLVATSHTSTAFTLDAGAEVARATAELRLFAEVAVRTRLATVTVVGHGLLQTPGVVARVFAEVGDTPVHLVSQASDVSLSLVVDEADARPLMRRLHAVLVEGADPSNDEETP, encoded by the coding sequence GTGACCGCACCCCCCGGGGCGACCGCACCCCTCGTCTACAAATTCGGCGGCACTTCGGTCGGAGACGCGGCCCGCATCGCCCGCGTGGCGGAGCTCGTGGCGGCCGCCGGTGAACCGGTGGTGGTCGTGGTGTCGGCGGTGGCCGGCACGACCGACGCGCTGTCGGCGGTCGCGCGCGAGCGTGGGGCGGGGCAGCCGGTGTCGGAGGCCATCGACAGCATCGGGGCCGACCACCGGGCCATCGCCGGCGACCTCTTCGCCGAGGCGCCCGAGCGCCTTCACGGCGTCGCCGCCAGCCTCGATCGGGTGATCGCCCAGCTGCACGAGGGCGCGACCGCCACCCCCGGCTCGGCCGAGGACGGCGATCGCATCCGGGCTGCCGGCGAGGACCTGTCGAGTCGCCTGCTGGCCGGGGCGCTCGAGGCGAGGGGCCACCCGACGCAGCGCATCGACGCCCGCGACCTGGTGCTCACCGACGCCCGCTTCGGCGGCGCCGACCCCGACGAGGAGGGCATCGCCGCGGCCGCCGACGCCCTGCTCCGCCCCGCCCTGGCCGCGGGGCGCACGGTGGTCGTGCAGGGATTCGTGGGGCGCGCGCCCGACGGCCGCACGACCACTCTCGGTCGGGGCGGCTCGGATCTGACCGCGAGTCTGCTCGGCGCCGCCCTCGGTGCCCGCGAGGTGCACATCTGGACCGACGTCGACGGCATTCTCTCGGGCGACCCCCGCGCGGTCGACCACCCGCGCCGGATCGATCGCATCGGCTTCGAGGAGGCGGTCGAGCTGGCCACCTTCGGCGCCAAGGTGCTCCACCCGGGCGCCGCCAAGTACGCCGTTTCGCGCGCGCTGACGGTACGCATCCGCAGCACCTTCGAGCCCGAGCGCCCCGGAACCCTGATCGTGCGGGATCGCTGGGACCCCGCCGGGGTCGCCGCCATCGCCTTCAAGCCCGGCGTCGGGCTCGTGCAGGTGCGCTCCCACCCGAGCGCGATCCCGTACGGCTTTCTCGCGCGGGTGTTCGACGTGCTCACTCGCCACAAGCTGCCGGTCGACCTGGTGGCCACCTCGCACACCAGCACCGCCTTCACCCTCGACGCGGGTGCCGAGGTGGCGCGGGCCACCGCCGAGCTGCGCCTGTTCGCGGAGGTGGCCGTGCGGACGCGGCTGGCTACGGTGACGGTGGTGGGCCACGGGCTGCTCCAGACGCCGGGGGTGGTGGCGCGGGTGTTCGCCGAGGTGGGAGACACCCCGGTGCACCTGGTGTCGCAGGCCTCCGACGTGAGCCTGTCGCTGGTGGTGGACGAGGCCGATGCGCGGCCTCTGATGCGCAGACTCCACGCCGTCCTCGTCGAGGGGGCGGATCCTTCGAACGACGAGGAGACACCATGA